In Hydrogenispora ethanolica, the genomic window TCGGCGGAACGCTCGCCCGGGTGAACGCCAACGATCAGTTTTCCGGCAAGGCGCAGCGAAACAGCATGATCATCATGATCCTCAGCATCGTCTGCTCGGTCCTGCTGGGGGTGTTGATCGCCAACTCCATCGCCGGACCGCTGCGCCGGATCGCCGCGACCGCCCGCGCCATCGCCGGAGGCGATCTCACCGAAAACATTCGGACCGCCGGGTCGCCCGAGATCGCCGGGGCGGTCGCCGGGCTCAACCAGGCGATCGACGGCTTGCGCCGCCTGGTCAGCGGCATTCACACTCAATTGGGGCTATTGACGGGCGCCAGTAAAGAACTGCGGTTGGCTTCGGAGTTGACCGGGCGCTCCGCCGCGGAGGTGGCCCGCTCTATGGAGGAACTGTCGCACGGTGCCGAAGAACAGGCCCTCCAGATCGGCCAGGCGGTCCGGACCGTGGACCAACTGGCTGCGACCGTTCAGCAAGTGTCCCAGGATGCCGACCGGATCGCCACGGCCTCGGAGAAGGTGGCCCAAGCCGCTCAGACCGGCCGCCAGGCGACGGTGGCCATTGCCCGCGAGATCACCGGACTATACTCCTCCACGGAAGAAGTGGCCGAGGTGATTGCCATCCTCAGAAACACCGCCGCCGCGATCGGCGAGACCATCACCCTGATTCAGGGTATCGCCGAGCAGACCACGTTATTGGCTCTGAATGCCTCCATCGAAGCGGCGCGTGCCGGCGAGCAGGGCAAAGGCTTTGGAGTGGTAGCCCGGGAGACTGGAAAACTGGCGGATCAGTCCAAGCAAGCCGCCGAGTCGATCACCAGCCTGATACTGCAGATGCAAGAGCGCACCGAACGGGCGGTGGAAGTGATCCGGATCGGCCTGGGCCGGGCGGACCAGGGTCGCAACCTGGTGGTTCAAACCAAGGCCACTTTCGAGGAGATCTTTGCGGCTTTAAACGACAATTCGCTGCAGATCCGGGCGGTGGCCCAGTCGGCGCAGCAGATGTCCGCCAGCAACCAGGCGGTTATCCAGTTCATCAACGCCATTGCCAGCTTCTCGGAAGAAAGCTTGAGCAGTACCGAACAGGTTTCCGCCACCGCCGAGGAGCAGAGCGCATCGGTGCAGGAAGTCACGGCGCTGGCCGAGAGCCTGGACCGGATCGCCGCTCAATTGCAAGGGGCCGTGGCTGCGTTCGTGCTTGAGGAGAAACGGGCCGAAAAGGCCGATGCCTAACGGGGAATTCCGATTCAAACAAAGTACCGGAAGAGCTTTGGTCCCTGTTCCAATCGGGCGACGGCTTCCGTATCATGATAACGTACCAAGTCATCCTCCCGAATGCCGGGACGCGGAGCCGGGTGCGGCGAGTGCTGCTTCTCCCGGCGCCAAGTCTTTCAGGCAATCGGTCCAAATTCGAAAACGGTTGAAGCGGAGGAATTTTAACATGAACCAACTGGGATGTCTCATAAATTAAGAACATGGGAACCCCAAAACGCTTGTTGGTTTTATCCGTGTCGCTGGGCGCCGGACACCGGACCACGGCCGAGGCGCTCTGCCGCGTATACCGGGAAAATTTCGGCGGCGAGGCTTATCACATAGACTTTATGCGCTACGCTTTGCCCGGCTTCAGTGATTGGGTCGAAGGGGCGTATTATTGGAGCACCCAATACAGCCCTTTCGTCTACAAGTGGCTGTATCACCGGGAGGACCGCGGGGATTCCTGGCTGCAAAGGGCCGAATCGCAGCTGGGCATCCGCGGCTATATTGAGCTGCTGCAGCAATATCGGCCCCATGCCATCCTCACCACCCACTCGTTCCCGGCGGTGGTGGTCTCGGCGCTATTTCCCAGATTTCCGATACCCAATGGAGTGGTGGTGACGGATTACGTTTCCCATTGTATCTGGGTGAATCCCAACACGCAGCGCTATTTCGTGGCTCACGACGGGATGGTCGATGAACTGAAGGCCGAGGGAGCAGCCCCGGGGCGGATCCGGGTGACCGGAATTCCGGTGCGGCCGATCTTCAAAGAACGGTTCCAACGGTTGGAACTTCGGCATAAATTAGCATTAGAACCCGATCGTTTCACAGTGCTGGTGATGAGCGGCGGGAATGCGGTTGGCCCCGTGGTTGGCATCATCAAGACTCTGGGCCAGTACAGGGAGAGGGTCCAGGTGATTGCCATCGCCGGGCGGAACCAGGGGGTCTACCGTCAGGTGCGGGCAGTCTTCCAAACGCTTGGTTTGACCGGAAAGGTCCTGGGATTCATGGAAAATGTCCAGGAATACATGGCCGCATCCGATCTCCTGATCTCCAAGGCGGGCGGATTGACGACCACCGAGGCGCTGGTGATGGGATTGCCGATGGCAATTATTCGTCCCACTCCCGGCCAGGAGGACGGCAACACCCGTTTTTTGGAACGCAGTGGCGCCGGAGTCTATCTGAACAACCTGGCCGATTTGGCCAAAACTCTGGGAGTGCTGCTCGAACAGCCCGGCCGGCTGGAGCGGATGCGCCGGAAGGCGTTGGATCTGGCCAGACCGGAAGCGACGGAAGCCATTTTGGCCGAGATGGAACAGTTGATGGAAATCGCGGAAGACCAACCCAGGAGCATGGTTTTTGCACCGGCGCTGAATTGGAGCAGGCAGCGGTCAGCGGGAGACTTTTTGCGGCACCGCTTGTCAATTTGGGAACGGATCCGAGGGATAGGCCGTGGACCTGAATAATTGGCTGGTTTTTATCTGCAATTCGATCCTCTGTACTTATTTGGGGCAAAAGTTGCCGCCCAGGCTTTATTCCATCAACAATTGGCTATTTAAAGAGCGGGCTTGGGAGAAGGGCGGCAGTATCTACCAGCGCCTTTTTCGGGTAAAAGCCTGGAAGACGCTATTGCCGGAGGTCAGCGACTTCATCCGTTCAATATTCGCAAAGCGGCATCTCCGGGCGTACACCAAGGAATACTTCGCCGGGTATCTGACCGAATCCTGCAAAGCGGAACTGACGCATTGGCTGATCATCGGTTCCTCGTTCTTCCTTTCGTTATGGAACGCCATCGCCACGACTTGGGCCGTTTTTTGGGTTAGCATCGCGTTTAACTTTCCGTACATTATCATCCAGCGCTATAACCGGCCCCGGATCGTCAAATATCTGATGAATAAGGCCGATGCAGCTTCCCGTCTGGAACTGACGAATCTACCCATGTAAGGCTTGAGAAGAAGAAACTTGTAGCGGGCACCATGGGGGCATTTCGGATGAACCGTAAAAATGCAAATATCTGTAAAGCATCGCGGTCTAACTACCGATTGAAGGAATGACGAGGTTAGGTTCGGAAGGCGGGCGCGCCCCCCAGGTTCGGGCCCGCCATGGGATTCCGGCAAGGAGGCCGGAATTCAGGCGATGACAGGGAGGATTTTCGATGATTATCAATCATAACCTGCCGGCGTTGCGCGCTTTCGGAAATTACGTCAGGGTGAACCAGGCGCTGACCCGCTCCATGGAAAGGCTCTCGTCCGGACTGCGGATCAACCGGGCCGCCGACGATCCGGCCGGATTGGCCATATCCGAAAGCATGCGCGCGCAGACCAAAGGGTTAAATCAGGCCACCCGGAATGCGCAGGACGCCATCTCGTTGCTGCAAACCGCGGAGGGCGCGCTCGATTCCACCCATGCGATTTTGGATCGCATGCGCGAGTTGGCGGTGAAAGCGGCGAGCGGCACCTATACCGCCAATGACCGCCTCGAGATGCAAAAAGAAATCGATGAGCTCGCCAAAGAGATCGATCAGATCGGAAACACCACGACCTTCAACAACCTTCATTTGCTGGACGGCTCCGCCGCGGTGGGCTCTTCAACCGATAAGCCCACAACCCAGGTTTTCGCCCGGGGCGGTCTGGAAGCGAAGCGGAACACCGCTGTCGCGGGGGGATATCAACTGGAGATCGATGCCGCCGCCGGTTTGG contains:
- a CDS encoding methyl-accepting chemotaxis protein, which translates into the protein MAKAKRSFGDGSVKFLEMTRFIRLKVFHQILAVIGIMSIFFAVQAYLSVRVIQTMQAATPQLLNQGAYALDEISNLRVELASLKDAYLERLTGHAADSEPLAEAFDKIFQRIKSLGSIEAKTRRTILEKLRTVQAVIAAAPAESGYDTLRQELLNVNLYLENSYTEIFGGTLARVNANDQFSGKAQRNSMIIMILSIVCSVLLGVLIANSIAGPLRRIAATARAIAGGDLTENIRTAGSPEIAGAVAGLNQAIDGLRRLVSGIHTQLGLLTGASKELRLASELTGRSAAEVARSMEELSHGAEEQALQIGQAVRTVDQLAATVQQVSQDADRIATASEKVAQAAQTGRQATVAIAREITGLYSSTEEVAEVIAILRNTAAAIGETITLIQGIAEQTTLLALNASIEAARAGEQGKGFGVVARETGKLADQSKQAAESITSLILQMQERTERAVEVIRIGLGRADQGRNLVVQTKATFEEIFAALNDNSLQIRAVAQSAQQMSASNQAVIQFINAIASFSEESLSSTEQVSATAEEQSASVQEVTALAESLDRIAAQLQGAVAAFVLEEKRAEKADA
- a CDS encoding MGDG synthase family glycosyltransferase — protein: MLVLSVSLGAGHRTTAEALCRVYRENFGGEAYHIDFMRYALPGFSDWVEGAYYWSTQYSPFVYKWLYHREDRGDSWLQRAESQLGIRGYIELLQQYRPHAILTTHSFPAVVVSALFPRFPIPNGVVVTDYVSHCIWVNPNTQRYFVAHDGMVDELKAEGAAPGRIRVTGIPVRPIFKERFQRLELRHKLALEPDRFTVLVMSGGNAVGPVVGIIKTLGQYRERVQVIAIAGRNQGVYRQVRAVFQTLGLTGKVLGFMENVQEYMAASDLLISKAGGLTTTEALVMGLPMAIIRPTPGQEDGNTRFLERSGAGVYLNNLADLAKTLGVLLEQPGRLERMRRKALDLARPEATEAILAEMEQLMEIAEDQPRSMVFAPALNWSRQRSAGDFLRHRLSIWERIRGIGRGPE
- a CDS encoding glycosyl-4,4'-diaponeurosporenoate acyltransferase: MDLNNWLVFICNSILCTYLGQKLPPRLYSINNWLFKERAWEKGGSIYQRLFRVKAWKTLLPEVSDFIRSIFAKRHLRAYTKEYFAGYLTESCKAELTHWLIIGSSFFLSLWNAIATTWAVFWVSIAFNFPYIIIQRYNRPRIVKYLMNKADAASRLELTNLPM